The Micromonospora sp. NBC_00421 genome contains a region encoding:
- the iolB gene encoding 5-deoxy-glucuronate isomerase, with protein sequence MTTETDPHRPASRKVTMDYRYHCSIPAAAGRNTLPFNPCRLLDFTLLRLSAGEIWTGESGDREILAVILGGTASFTVAGHHFPQVGQRPDVFSGKPHSVYLPAGSSITVEAVTDVEVALPSAPSELATDPYVIAPEQVATGRWGAANFGRNYHQILTEIAQPELPARRLIVGETYTPSGNWSTYPPHRHRVDDLPAEAAHEEMYYYRVNPADGFGISRVYTDDGYEENVTIREHVMQMMPEGYHTVVSAPGYTTYFLWFLAGTQRTQGAREDAGLAWVGRTVPTLRSLGL encoded by the coding sequence GTGACCACCGAGACCGACCCGCACCGCCCCGCATCCCGAAAGGTGACCATGGACTACCGCTACCACTGCTCGATCCCCGCCGCCGCCGGCCGGAACACGCTGCCCTTCAATCCCTGTCGGCTGTTGGACTTCACCCTGCTGCGGCTGTCGGCCGGCGAGATCTGGACCGGCGAGTCCGGTGACCGGGAGATCCTGGCCGTCATCCTCGGTGGCACCGCCAGCTTCACCGTCGCCGGCCACCACTTCCCGCAGGTCGGCCAACGTCCGGACGTGTTCTCCGGCAAACCGCACTCGGTCTACCTCCCGGCCGGCTCCTCGATCACCGTCGAGGCCGTCACCGACGTGGAGGTCGCCCTCCCCAGCGCCCCCAGCGAACTGGCCACCGACCCCTACGTCATCGCGCCGGAGCAGGTCGCCACCGGGCGGTGGGGAGCAGCCAACTTCGGCCGCAACTACCACCAGATCCTCACCGAGATCGCCCAACCGGAGCTGCCCGCCCGCCGGCTCATCGTCGGCGAGACCTACACGCCCTCGGGCAACTGGAGCACCTACCCGCCACACCGGCACCGGGTCGACGACCTGCCCGCCGAGGCCGCACACGAGGAGATGTACTACTACCGCGTCAACCCGGCGGACGGGTTCGGTATCAGCCGGGTCTACACCGACGACGGGTACGAGGAGAACGTCACCATCCGCGAGCACGTGATGCAGATGATGCCCGAGGGCTACCACACCGTGGTCAGCGCACCCGGCTACACGACCTACTTCCTGTGGTTCCTGGCCGGCACGCAACGCACCCAGGGTGCCCGCGAAGACGCCGGTCTCGCCTGGGTGGGGCGGACCGTGCCAACCCTGCGCAGCCTGGGCCTGTAG
- a CDS encoding glycoside hydrolase family 88 protein, which translates to MTATNVRPHSDAEAVAAAVAAAIRTVDANIATFGDRYPADTTDADRYPLRPPSGGQPEGANVGWTTSFWPGMLWLAHDLTGDDRHLRAALSHVDSFASRMTHGIDLDTHDLGFLYTLACVNPARRTGDPQARDTALAAADHLMTRVLEPAGIIQAWGDLDDPRQRGRTIIDSLMNTPLLFWASHTTGDDRYAVAARRHTAQLRQHILRPDGTTFHTFYWDPDSGVPLRGETEQGHADNSCWARGQAWGIYGFSLNHRHIGDPALLAAASACADRFLAHLPTDRVAYWDLEFGDGSGQERDSSAAAIAVCGLRELADNLTDTASAGRYRTAAAEILRSLIDHYSTGGQPVSNALILHGVYDKPKAVGVDEGTLWGDYFYLEALTRATIPGWTSPW; encoded by the coding sequence ATGACGGCAACCAATGTCCGTCCCCACTCCGACGCAGAGGCCGTGGCGGCTGCGGTGGCCGCCGCGATACGCACCGTCGACGCGAACATCGCCACCTTCGGCGACCGGTACCCCGCGGACACCACCGACGCCGACCGCTACCCGCTCCGACCGCCGAGCGGCGGCCAGCCCGAGGGCGCCAACGTCGGTTGGACCACCAGCTTCTGGCCCGGCATGCTCTGGCTGGCGCACGACCTGACCGGTGACGACAGGCACCTGCGGGCCGCCCTGTCCCACGTGGACAGCTTCGCGTCCCGGATGACCCACGGCATCGACCTGGACACCCACGACCTCGGGTTCCTCTACACCCTCGCCTGCGTCAACCCGGCCCGTCGTACCGGTGACCCGCAGGCCCGGGACACGGCTCTCGCCGCCGCCGACCACCTGATGACGCGCGTGCTCGAACCCGCCGGGATCATCCAGGCCTGGGGCGACCTCGACGATCCGCGCCAACGCGGCCGCACCATCATCGACAGCCTCATGAACACGCCGCTGCTCTTCTGGGCCAGCCACACCACGGGCGACGACCGCTACGCCGTCGCGGCCCGCCGGCACACCGCTCAACTGCGCCAGCACATCCTGCGCCCGGACGGCACCACCTTCCACACCTTCTACTGGGATCCGGACAGCGGGGTGCCGCTGCGGGGCGAAACCGAACAGGGCCACGCCGACAACTCCTGCTGGGCCCGCGGGCAGGCCTGGGGCATCTACGGGTTCAGCCTCAACCACCGGCACATCGGCGATCCCGCGCTGCTCGCCGCCGCGAGCGCCTGCGCCGACCGTTTCCTCGCCCACCTGCCCACCGACCGCGTCGCGTACTGGGACCTGGAGTTCGGCGACGGCAGCGGCCAGGAACGGGACAGTTCCGCCGCGGCCATCGCCGTCTGCGGCCTGCGCGAACTCGCGGACAACCTCACCGACACGGCCAGCGCCGGCCGGTACCGGACGGCCGCCGCCGAGATCCTGCGGTCGCTCATCGACCACTACTCCACCGGCGGCCAGCCGGTCTCGAACGCGCTGATCCTGCACGGCGTCTACGACAAACCCAAGGCTGTCGGCGTCGACGAGGGAACCCTGTGGGGCGACTACTTCTACCTGGAAGCCCTCACCCGCGCCACCATCCCCGGCTGGACCAGCCCCTGGTGA
- a CDS encoding carbohydrate ABC transporter permease has product MTATDLSVPPPAVAPPGDPGKPTRRVRLRGWRLLGYAALVLAAVGLLLPFYWMVLASLKTNNDVFTIPITWLPDPVVWRNYLDIWQRSDLTTWLRNTLLLSVVVTFLQVLTGSFAAYGFARVRFPGRNLLFLAYVGTIAVPWQSYMIPQFILMSKLQLSNTLWSIVALQAFGAFGVFLMKQFYETIPEELSESARVDGLSEYGIYRRIMLPLSRPALASLALLTFVTTWNDYLGPLIYLRSPELRTVQLGLNTFISQYNAEYALIMTGSVLSVLPVAVIFLLGQRHFIEGIATTGLKG; this is encoded by the coding sequence ATGACCGCGACCGACCTATCCGTGCCCCCACCGGCCGTCGCCCCGCCCGGCGATCCCGGGAAACCCACCCGACGGGTCAGGCTCCGGGGCTGGCGGCTCCTCGGGTACGCCGCCCTCGTGCTCGCGGCGGTCGGGCTGCTGCTGCCGTTCTACTGGATGGTGCTGGCGTCGTTGAAGACCAACAACGACGTCTTCACCATCCCGATCACCTGGCTGCCCGATCCCGTGGTGTGGCGGAACTACCTCGACATCTGGCAGCGCTCGGACCTGACGACGTGGCTGCGGAACACCCTGCTGCTGTCGGTGGTCGTCACCTTCCTCCAGGTCCTCACCGGCAGCTTCGCCGCCTACGGCTTCGCCCGGGTCCGCTTCCCCGGCCGCAACCTGCTCTTCCTGGCGTACGTCGGGACGATCGCGGTGCCCTGGCAGTCGTACATGATCCCGCAGTTCATCCTCATGTCGAAGTTGCAGCTGTCGAACACCCTGTGGTCGATCGTCGCGCTACAGGCGTTCGGCGCGTTCGGCGTGTTCCTGATGAAGCAGTTCTACGAGACGATCCCGGAGGAACTCAGCGAGTCGGCGCGGGTCGACGGGCTCAGCGAGTACGGCATCTACCGACGGATCATGCTGCCGTTGTCCCGGCCGGCGCTCGCCAGCCTGGCCCTGCTGACGTTCGTGACCACCTGGAACGACTACCTCGGCCCGCTGATCTACCTGCGCAGTCCGGAACTGCGCACCGTCCAGTTGGGGTTGAACACCTTCATCTCCCAGTACAACGCCGAGTACGCGCTGATCATGACGGGCTCCGTGCTGTCCGTGCTGCCCGTCGCGGTCATCTTCCTGCTCGGCCAACGCCACTTCATCGAGGGCATCGCCACGACCGGACTGAAGGGGTGA
- a CDS encoding carbohydrate ABC transporter permease encodes MWRNTVTGWSFILPNFVGFAVLTLLPVAVLFYVAFTSWNVFGVAEWTGTANFRRMWGDASFWTALRNTVYYTAFHIPLTLAASLGLALLLNRKLRGVRFFRTVAFFPYVTSIVAIAIVWNQLFSPEYGPVNALLRAVGVDDPPGWTTSSTWSMPAVIIVGTWRYMGYYMLLFLAGLQTIPAQLYEAAQTDGASAWQRFVHVTIPGLRHTTFFVTVLLTIESFKVFDLILLMTGGGPGQSTLVLSQYIYQKGFEENQFGYASAVSIVLFAICFGITVIQFMVNKRGNS; translated from the coding sequence GTGTGGCGCAACACGGTCACCGGTTGGTCGTTCATCCTGCCCAACTTCGTCGGCTTCGCCGTGCTCACCCTGCTACCCGTCGCGGTGCTGTTCTACGTGGCCTTCACCAGCTGGAACGTCTTCGGGGTGGCCGAGTGGACCGGCACCGCCAACTTCCGGCGGATGTGGGGTGACGCGAGCTTCTGGACCGCACTGCGCAACACCGTCTACTACACGGCCTTCCACATTCCGTTGACCCTCGCGGCATCACTCGGGCTTGCGCTGCTGCTCAACCGCAAACTGCGCGGTGTGCGGTTCTTCCGTACCGTCGCCTTCTTCCCCTACGTCACCTCGATCGTGGCGATCGCGATCGTGTGGAACCAGCTGTTCAGCCCGGAGTACGGGCCGGTCAACGCGCTCCTGCGCGCCGTGGGGGTGGACGACCCGCCGGGCTGGACCACGTCGTCCACCTGGTCGATGCCGGCGGTCATCATCGTCGGCACCTGGCGCTACATGGGCTACTACATGCTGCTGTTCCTGGCCGGCCTGCAGACCATCCCGGCCCAGCTCTACGAGGCCGCCCAGACCGACGGCGCCTCGGCGTGGCAGCGGTTCGTGCACGTGACCATCCCCGGCCTGCGGCACACCACCTTCTTCGTCACCGTGCTGCTCACCATCGAGAGTTTCAAGGTCTTCGACCTCATCCTCCTGATGACCGGCGGCGGGCCGGGCCAGTCCACACTGGTGCTCTCGCAGTACATCTACCAGAAGGGCTTCGAGGAGAACCAGTTCGGCTACGCCTCGGCGGTCTCCATCGTCCTGTTCGCCATCTGCTTCGGCATCACGGTCATCCAGTTCATGGTCAACAAGCGGGGGAACAGCTGA
- a CDS encoding ABC transporter substrate-binding protein, with amino-acid sequence MKRAIPAVISAAAALTLVLAGCGGGDEPVDPDAPVTITLAGWSLASTPEFKTLADGFKATHPNVTVELKEYAPGNDYDTQMITDLAAGTAPDVYVMKNLRNFYTYQSGGQLLDVSDATSGLGSGPALASFQVDGKAYAVPYRQDSWVLFYNKDLFAKAKVAPPDGSWTWDDYTDATKRLHTGLKAAGSNATGAYQHTFQSTVQGFALAQTPGADLLSGDFGYLKPYYERSLDLQAAGAQPTFGTAKTNKLTYQAQFGKQQSAMLPMGTWYVATLLNQRKSGDADTFQWGIAPAPQFDKSTTGTSATPVTFGDPTGLGINPKISKSKVAAAKAFLQYAAGPDAGKALAGIGITPAQVTDAVTATLFGLDGVPQDELSKFAYAKHTIKPENPVSKHTAGLQNLLNETHSAILSDSKGVDAALSEAQTRAKNEVLNQ; translated from the coding sequence ATGAAGCGCGCGATACCTGCCGTCATCAGCGCCGCGGCGGCCCTGACGCTTGTTCTCGCCGGTTGTGGCGGCGGAGACGAGCCAGTCGACCCCGACGCCCCCGTGACGATCACCCTGGCCGGCTGGAGCCTGGCGTCCACGCCCGAGTTCAAGACGCTCGCCGACGGCTTCAAGGCGACCCACCCGAACGTGACGGTGGAGCTCAAGGAGTACGCCCCGGGCAACGACTACGACACCCAGATGATCACTGACCTGGCCGCCGGCACCGCTCCGGACGTCTACGTGATGAAGAACCTCAGGAACTTCTACACGTACCAGAGCGGCGGTCAGCTGCTCGACGTCTCCGACGCCACCTCCGGTCTCGGCTCGGGCCCGGCGCTCGCGTCGTTCCAGGTGGACGGCAAGGCGTACGCGGTGCCGTACCGGCAGGACTCGTGGGTGCTGTTCTACAACAAGGACCTGTTCGCGAAGGCGAAGGTGGCGCCGCCGGACGGCAGTTGGACCTGGGACGACTACACCGACGCGACGAAGCGGCTGCACACCGGGCTGAAGGCGGCCGGCTCGAACGCGACAGGCGCGTACCAGCACACCTTCCAGTCGACGGTGCAGGGTTTCGCGCTCGCCCAGACCCCCGGCGCGGATCTGCTCTCCGGGGACTTCGGCTACCTGAAGCCGTACTACGAGCGGTCGCTGGACCTGCAGGCGGCCGGCGCGCAGCCGACCTTCGGCACCGCGAAGACCAACAAGCTCACCTACCAGGCGCAGTTCGGCAAGCAGCAGTCGGCGATGCTGCCGATGGGCACCTGGTACGTGGCCACGCTGCTCAACCAGCGCAAGAGCGGTGACGCCGACACGTTCCAGTGGGGGATCGCCCCGGCGCCGCAGTTCGACAAGTCCACCACCGGCACCTCCGCCACCCCCGTCACCTTCGGCGACCCGACCGGCCTGGGGATCAACCCGAAGATCAGTAAGTCGAAGGTCGCCGCGGCCAAGGCCTTCCTCCAGTACGCGGCCGGCCCGGATGCCGGCAAGGCGCTGGCCGGGATCGGCATCACCCCGGCCCAGGTCACCGACGCGGTCACCGCGACGCTGTTCGGGCTGGACGGCGTGCCGCAGGACGAACTGTCGAAGTTCGCCTACGCCAAGCACACGATCAAGCCGGAGAACCCCGTCTCGAAGCACACCGCCGGCCTGCAGAATCTCCTCAACGAGACGCACTCGGCGATCCTGTCCGACAGCAAGGGCGTCGACGCGGCGCTGAGCGAGGCGCAGACCCGCGCCAAGAACGAGGTCCTCAACCAGTGA
- a CDS encoding DUF2264 domain-containing protein → MTSGPAGRLAPGTNPAAPTAATWHRDDWLALADRMLAAVRPFASPGHALVTLPGPEGGYGRAVDGLEGFARTFLLAGFRIAGAQGVGVDELVDRYATGIAAGTDPSSPDRWVRLDEHPQAKVEAASIALVLDLTRPWLWDRLPSAVRERVVDYLRPAVGDDTYPRINWVWFRLVVQTFLRSVGGPHSLDEMAEDLRTHDGFARGDGWMSDGPDRAYDHYVGWALHLYPTLWARMAGAADLAEQRRERDLAGLDRFLSDAVALVGADGSPLIQGRSLIYRFAAAAPFWVGAIAGVSSVSLGQLRRAATRIVRHFVTHGAVDERGLLTLGWHGPWPRLAQSYSGPGSPYWASKGLLGIALPADHPVWTTPEEPLPVEERDTVRAIRAPGWLVSGTRADGVVRVVNHGTDHAVEGATVADSPLYARLGYSTATSPVLDASGWVSPLDQSVTLVDDAGRVTHRAGMRLLTVHVDTDGVGVAGSRALVHWVDPDPGQRDHGGGRLGRSRPAGHLTVYSLVRGPWELRLTRVDDLADGVEAAALRLRIGGWAVAGDATVTLGDRVAAVTGAGLTSTLDSVHGGGTAGATAVAHGGPLAGDPVVPWLDHPVRPGAWVVALIELSTVPAATAGQACRVVADEDVDGLHLAVDWPDGIRTSTRLDTEHAGPTRPGSSTGPAGPLT, encoded by the coding sequence ATGACGTCCGGACCGGCCGGCCGGCTGGCACCGGGAACGAACCCCGCTGCCCCCACCGCCGCGACCTGGCACCGGGACGACTGGCTGGCCCTCGCCGACCGGATGCTCGCCGCCGTCCGGCCGTTCGCGTCGCCCGGCCACGCCCTCGTCACCCTTCCCGGGCCGGAGGGCGGTTACGGGCGGGCCGTCGACGGCCTGGAGGGGTTCGCTCGCACCTTCCTGCTGGCCGGCTTCCGCATCGCGGGCGCCCAGGGAGTGGGCGTGGACGAGCTCGTGGACCGGTACGCGACCGGCATCGCCGCCGGCACCGACCCGAGCTCTCCGGACCGCTGGGTGCGCTTGGACGAGCACCCCCAGGCGAAGGTGGAGGCCGCCTCGATCGCCCTGGTCCTGGACCTGACCCGGCCGTGGCTCTGGGACCGGTTGCCGTCCGCGGTGCGGGAGCGGGTGGTGGACTATCTGCGCCCGGCTGTCGGCGACGACACGTACCCACGGATCAACTGGGTCTGGTTCCGGCTGGTCGTACAGACGTTCCTGCGTTCGGTCGGCGGGCCGCACTCGCTCGACGAGATGGCCGAGGACCTGCGCACGCACGACGGTTTCGCCCGCGGGGACGGCTGGATGTCCGACGGTCCGGACCGCGCCTACGACCACTATGTGGGTTGGGCCCTGCACCTGTACCCGACGCTCTGGGCGCGCATGGCCGGCGCCGCGGACCTGGCCGAGCAGCGCCGCGAACGTGACCTGGCCGGCCTCGACCGTTTCCTGAGTGACGCGGTCGCGCTCGTGGGCGCCGACGGATCACCGTTGATCCAGGGACGAAGCCTGATCTACCGCTTCGCCGCGGCGGCGCCGTTCTGGGTCGGGGCCATCGCCGGCGTGTCCTCGGTCAGCCTCGGCCAGTTGCGGCGCGCGGCCACCCGCATCGTGCGCCACTTCGTCACCCACGGCGCCGTGGACGAACGCGGCCTACTCACCCTCGGCTGGCACGGGCCGTGGCCGCGACTGGCGCAGTCGTACTCCGGGCCGGGCTCACCGTACTGGGCCAGCAAAGGTCTGCTCGGCATCGCGCTCCCCGCCGACCATCCGGTCTGGACGACCCCCGAGGAGCCGCTGCCGGTCGAGGAGCGGGACACGGTGCGGGCGATACGGGCGCCCGGCTGGCTGGTCTCCGGCACCCGCGCCGACGGGGTCGTCCGCGTCGTCAACCACGGCACCGACCACGCCGTCGAGGGTGCCACCGTCGCAGACTCCCCGCTCTACGCCCGGCTGGGCTACTCCACCGCCACCAGCCCGGTCCTCGACGCCAGCGGCTGGGTCAGTCCGCTCGACCAGTCCGTCACCCTCGTCGACGACGCGGGTCGGGTCACCCACCGCGCCGGCATGCGCCTGTTGACCGTGCACGTCGACACCGACGGCGTGGGAGTGGCCGGATCACGTGCCCTCGTCCACTGGGTCGACCCGGATCCCGGTCAGCGTGATCACGGCGGCGGCCGCCTGGGCCGGTCCCGCCCGGCCGGGCACCTCACTGTGTACTCGCTGGTCCGCGGCCCCTGGGAGCTCCGGCTGACCCGCGTCGACGACCTCGCCGACGGTGTCGAGGCGGCTGCGCTGCGGCTACGGATCGGCGGCTGGGCCGTTGCCGGGGACGCGACGGTGACCCTGGGCGACCGGGTGGCGGCCGTGACCGGGGCCGGCCTGACCAGCACGCTCGACAGCGTTCACGGCGGCGGAACGGCCGGTGCCACCGCCGTTGCGCACGGCGGGCCGCTGGCCGGCGACCCGGTGGTGCCCTGGCTGGACCACCCCGTCCGGCCGGGCGCATGGGTCGTCGCCCTCATCGAGCTGTCCACGGTGCCGGCAGCCACGGCCGGGCAGGCATGCCGGGTCGTGGCCGACGAGGACGTCGACGGCCTCCACCTGGCAGTCGACTGGCCCGACGGGATCCGCACGTCGACCCGGCTGGACACCGAGCATGCCGGGCCCACCCGGCCTGGTAGCAGTACGGGCCCCGCTGGGCCCCTGACCTGA
- a CDS encoding substrate-binding domain-containing protein has translation MTKDSPVVATAEGSRGPLQVARRQQLLAALQRDGAMRISDLSHVLGAAPVTIRRDVADLAAEGLVRRVHGGVALILPDDAAAADEAPVAGLDPLVGRALGMLVPSLDYYWPDVARGVEGAARELDMRVVLRGSSYDTEDDQPQLARLVERMGVDALIIAPSMDAPSAERTIEWLAQVGVPVVLLERTATVGSHHAVMESVVTDHALGAAMAVRHLTSLGHRKVGLVLDANSPTSQHIRRGWRDATTECGLDSDATVVAVVPDARSPERDTVLNDVLDRCQATGTTALLVHADAEAVALVQHCEERQLSVPGDLSIVAYDDEVAGLFSPPLTAVRPPRRSIGRAAVRLVADRLVDPGRPTHRIVISPSLRIRESTAPPPA, from the coding sequence ATGACCAAGGACAGTCCTGTCGTCGCCACGGCGGAGGGATCCCGAGGGCCGCTTCAGGTCGCCCGCCGCCAGCAACTGTTGGCCGCCCTGCAACGGGACGGCGCGATGCGCATCTCCGACCTGTCCCACGTGCTGGGCGCCGCGCCGGTCACCATCCGGCGTGACGTTGCAGACCTGGCCGCCGAGGGTCTGGTTCGCCGCGTCCACGGTGGGGTCGCCCTGATCCTGCCGGACGACGCCGCGGCAGCAGACGAGGCACCGGTCGCCGGCCTGGACCCGCTGGTCGGACGCGCCCTCGGCATGCTCGTGCCCTCGTTGGACTACTACTGGCCGGACGTGGCTCGCGGCGTCGAGGGAGCAGCCCGCGAGCTCGACATGCGCGTGGTCCTGCGCGGCTCCTCCTACGACACCGAGGACGACCAGCCGCAACTGGCCCGTCTCGTGGAGCGGATGGGCGTCGACGCGCTCATCATCGCGCCGAGCATGGACGCGCCGAGCGCCGAGCGCACCATCGAGTGGCTCGCCCAGGTCGGCGTCCCGGTCGTGCTGCTGGAACGCACTGCCACGGTAGGCAGCCACCACGCGGTCATGGAGTCGGTGGTCACCGACCACGCACTCGGTGCGGCCATGGCGGTACGCCACCTGACCTCGCTCGGACACCGCAAGGTCGGTCTGGTGCTCGACGCCAACAGCCCCACCAGCCAGCACATCCGGCGCGGCTGGCGCGACGCCACGACCGAGTGCGGCCTCGACTCGGACGCGACAGTGGTGGCCGTGGTGCCCGACGCACGCTCACCGGAGCGGGACACCGTACTCAACGACGTCCTCGACAGGTGCCAGGCGACCGGGACGACGGCTCTGCTGGTGCACGCCGACGCCGAAGCCGTCGCCCTGGTGCAGCACTGCGAGGAGCGGCAGCTCTCCGTTCCCGGCGACCTCTCCATCGTGGCGTACGACGACGAGGTCGCCGGGCTCTTCAGCCCGCCGCTGACCGCCGTCCGACCGCCTCGACGCTCGATCGGACGGGCCGCCGTGCGGCTCGTCGCCGACCGGCTCGTCGACCCCGGCCGCCCCACCCACCGGATCGTCATCAGCCCGTCACTGCGGATCCGGGAATCGACAGCGCCGCCTCCCGCCTAG
- a CDS encoding glycosyltransferase family 8 protein, producing the protein MDLTLTFDAAYAAHAAVVMSTVAESNPGEPLRYWLIAADDVSTSSRAALVKAAGPHACVEYLKVDTSTVDLPKGKDPLMAYLSPAMYLRLLVPAALPPDVERVLYLDCDTLCTNSLQPLFEVDMGGVPLGAVRDPFNRRLYDMGGIPGLSSYEHLDPRGSYFNSGVLLIDVGRWKECEASEKALAYLIRHAHESRYPDQDALNYATYGNWLRMSHRWNDLMAWRLEPEYGGKLSDSAVLHMAGPVKPWQPGFPKGARRDLYWRHRRSTGALTRTFGR; encoded by the coding sequence GTGGATCTCACCCTGACCTTCGACGCCGCGTACGCGGCACACGCCGCAGTCGTCATGTCGACGGTCGCCGAGTCGAACCCGGGCGAGCCGCTCAGGTACTGGCTCATCGCGGCGGACGACGTGTCGACCTCCTCCCGGGCCGCTCTCGTCAAGGCGGCGGGTCCACACGCCTGCGTCGAGTACCTGAAGGTGGACACCTCCACTGTCGACCTGCCCAAGGGGAAGGACCCCTTGATGGCGTACCTCTCCCCGGCGATGTACCTGCGCCTGCTGGTGCCCGCCGCGCTCCCGCCGGACGTGGAGCGGGTGCTCTACCTCGACTGCGACACCCTGTGCACGAACAGCCTCCAGCCGCTGTTCGAGGTGGACATGGGTGGCGTCCCGCTCGGCGCGGTCCGCGACCCGTTCAACCGCCGGCTGTACGACATGGGGGGCATCCCGGGCCTGTCGTCGTACGAGCACCTCGACCCACGGGGGTCCTACTTCAACTCCGGGGTGCTGCTGATCGACGTCGGCCGGTGGAAGGAATGCGAGGCGTCCGAGAAGGCGTTGGCCTACCTCATCCGCCACGCACACGAGTCGCGATACCCGGACCAGGACGCCCTCAACTACGCCACCTACGGCAACTGGCTGCGGATGTCCCACCGGTGGAACGACCTGATGGCCTGGCGGCTGGAGCCGGAGTACGGCGGCAAACTCAGCGACTCGGCCGTGCTCCACATGGCCGGACCGGTGAAGCCGTGGCAGCCCGGTTTCCCCAAGGGCGCCCGGCGGGACCTGTACTGGCGGCACCGGCGCAGCACCGGAGCACTGACCCGGACCTTCGGCAGGTGA
- a CDS encoding DUF5988 family protein, translating to MTGSFDPAPTVRTADPFVDDDDRIAPSAPVGTDISREAGGIVDAVLEGGPTTLPAELRSHRVPLVEHKIKLPHYGGYEHFERDTTGVVDGTPVVFQWSGRTRIAE from the coding sequence ATGACAGGTTCTTTCGATCCCGCCCCGACAGTCCGGACGGCGGATCCCTTCGTCGACGATGACGACCGGATCGCCCCCTCAGCCCCGGTAGGGACCGACATCAGCCGGGAGGCCGGCGGGATCGTCGACGCGGTCCTGGAGGGTGGGCCCACCACCCTGCCGGCCGAACTGCGCAGCCACCGGGTCCCCCTGGTGGAGCACAAGATCAAGCTACCTCACTACGGAGGGTACGAGCACTTCGAGCGGGACACCACAGGCGTCGTCGACGGCACGCCCGTGGTCTTCCAGTGGAGCGGCCGTACCCGGATCGCCGAGTAG
- a CDS encoding ABC transporter permease, whose translation MNALSKLVAVEAKLFLREPVSLFFVFALPLGLMLVFGLPSRGATQGSTGQHGELTFLPALALSLTIGMLALFTLPMALGIYRERRVLRRLATTPVNPALLLVAQVVVNLAMGVAGAVVTAIGVRFLLDQPAPANVPGFVLAFLLGVACLFGLGLLIAALAPSARSAQSIGPTLFFPLLFLAGAWLPRDQMPTVLARIGDYSPLGATVDTIAAAWAGDAPAVPQLMALAVTAVVGCLLAVRFFRWE comes from the coding sequence GTGAACGCCCTGTCCAAGCTCGTCGCGGTCGAGGCCAAGCTGTTCCTGCGTGAGCCGGTGTCGTTGTTCTTCGTCTTCGCCCTGCCGCTGGGACTGATGCTCGTGTTCGGGCTCCCCTCGCGCGGGGCGACGCAGGGGAGCACCGGTCAGCACGGCGAGCTGACGTTCCTGCCGGCCCTCGCGCTCTCCCTCACCATCGGGATGCTCGCCCTGTTCACCCTGCCGATGGCGTTGGGCATCTACCGGGAACGGCGGGTGCTGCGCCGGCTCGCCACCACGCCGGTCAACCCCGCCCTGCTGCTCGTCGCGCAGGTGGTGGTCAACCTGGCCATGGGTGTCGCCGGTGCGGTGGTGACCGCCATCGGCGTCCGCTTCCTGCTGGACCAGCCGGCCCCGGCCAACGTGCCGGGCTTCGTGCTGGCCTTCCTTCTCGGGGTGGCCTGCCTGTTCGGGCTGGGTCTGCTCATCGCCGCGCTCGCCCCCTCGGCCCGGTCGGCCCAGTCCATCGGGCCGACGCTCTTCTTCCCGTTGCTCTTCCTCGCCGGGGCCTGGCTGCCGCGCGACCAGATGCCGACAGTGCTGGCGAGGATCGGGGACTACTCGCCGCTCGGGGCCACCGTGGACACCATCGCGGCGGCCTGGGCGGGGGACGCTCCGGCCGTACCGCAGCTGATGGCCCTGGCGGTCACCGCCGTGGTCGGCTGCCTACTGGCGGTCCGTTTCTTCCGCTGGGAGTGA